One Clupea harengus chromosome 3, Ch_v2.0.2, whole genome shotgun sequence DNA window includes the following coding sequences:
- the kcnj11 gene encoding ATP-sensitive inward rectifier potassium channel 11: MLSRKGLIPDDFLLTRLAEDVRQPQFKAVQRKARFVAKNGTCNVAHTNIREQGRFLQDVFTTLVDLKWLYTLIIFTMSFLCSWFLFGMIWWLIAFAHGDLDQQKEDFIPCVTDIHSFSSAFLFSIEVQVTIGFGGRMVTEECVSAIIILLVQNIVGLVINAIMLGCIFMKTAQAKRRAETLIFSKHAVICPRNGKLCFMIRLGDLRKSMIISATVRMQVVRKTTTKEGEIVPLDQIEIQIDNPVGANGIFLVSPLIICHIIDKDSPLYELSAENLQNEDIEIIVVLEGVVETTGITTQARTSYLSDEILWGQRFVSTVSEEDGIYAVDYSKFGNTAKVPTPVCSARKLEESGGMALLKLLESTHSKGTVRRRRVKQPSISQEQEKTQASSHSMSTRAEM; encoded by the coding sequence ATGTTGTCAAGAAAAGGTCTTATTCCCGATGATTTTTTGCTAACTCGTTTAGCGGAAGATGTGCGCCAGCCGCAATTCAAAGCGGTACAGAGAAAGGCTCGCTTTGTCGCCAAGAACGGGACTTGTAACGTAGCCCACACGAATATTCGCGAACAAGGACGCTTTCTGCAGGACGTCTTTACAACATTGGTCGATTTAAAATGGCTCTATACGCTCATTATATTTACCATGTCCTTTCTGTGCAGTTGGTTTTTGTTTGGCATGATCTGGTGGCTTATAGCGTTCGCGCACGGAGACCTTGACCAGCAAAAGGAAGACTTTATCCCGTGCGTGACCGACATTCATTCCTTCTCCTCAGCCTTCCTGTTCTCCATAGAGGTACAGGTGACCATCGGTTTCGGTGGGCGAATGGTCACCGAAGAATGTGTGTCAGCCATCATCATACTACTGGTTCAGAATATCGTAGGACTGGTTATCAACGCCATCATGCTTGGTTGCATCTTCATGAAAACAGCCCAAGCCAAGAGACGTGCCGAGACGTTGATCTTCAGCAAACATGCAGTGATCTGTCCTCGTAACGGGAAACTGTGCTTCATGATTCGTCTTGGGGACCTACGCAAGAGCATGATCATCAGCGCCACCGTAAGAATGCAGGTGGTGAGGAAGACCACCACcaaggagggagagattgtTCCTCTGGACCAGATAGAGATCCAGATAGATAACCCTGTTGGAGCGAATGGAATCTTCCTGGTGTCCCCACTCATAATCTGTCACATCATTGACAAAGACAGTCCTTTGTACGAACTGTCAGCGGAAAACTTACAAAATGAGGACATAGAGATAATAGTCGTGCTGGAGGGCGTTGTGGAAACCACGGGCATTACGACCCAGGCCCGGACGTCTTACCTGTCAGACGAGATTTTGTGGGGACAACGCTTTGTGTCCACAGTGAGCGAGGAGGACGGGATTTATGCGGTGGACTACTCTAAATTTGGGAACACGGCGAAAGTGCCTACTCCAGTCTGCAGTGCGAGAAAGCTTGAGGAGAGCGGCGGTATGGCGCTGCTCAAACTTCTAGAGTCCACTCACTCCAAGGGCACTGTTAGGAGGAGACGTGTCAAACAGCCCAGCATTAGCCAAGAACAGGAGAAGACACAGGCCTCGAGCCACAGTATGAGCACTCGGGCGGAAATGTAA
- the LOC105904770 gene encoding MOB kinase activator 2-like isoform X6, with protein sequence MRFKRNGSYTLNRKSKTKPNGKKPPAEEKKHYLEPEYTKVRVVDFDLKELVVLPPEIDLNEWLASNTTTFFNLINLQYSTISEFCTGDTCQAMTAACNTILLWQDEKGKKIKCTAPQYVDFVMSSVQKIVTDEDIFPTKYGKEFPNTFETLVKKICRFLFHVLAHIYWAHFKETVALDLQGHLNTLYAHFIVFIRVFNLVDPKEICIMDDLSEVLCNPPPPSPTAQNHVTER encoded by the exons GAAGTCGAAGACAAAGCCCAATGGCAAGAAGCCACCCGCGGAGGAGAAGAAGCACTACCTGGAGCCGGAGTACACGAAGGTGCGGGTGGTGGACTTCGACCTGAAGGAGTTGGTGGTGTTGCCCCCGGAGATCGACCTCAACGAATGGCTCGCCAGCAACA CAACAACCTTCTTCAATCTCATCAACCTGCAGTACAGTACAATCTCAGAGTTCTGCACTGGGGACACGTGTCAGGCCATGACGGCTGCATGCAATAC AATACTCTTATGGCAAGATGAAAAGGGTAAGAAGATTAAATGCACAGCTCCTCAGTACGTCGACTTCGTCATGAGTTCGGTTCAAAAAATTGTGACCGATGAAGACATCTTCCCTACAAAATACG GTAAGGAGTTCCCAAACACGTTTGAAACACTAGTGAAGAAGATCTGCCGGTTCCTGTTCCACGTGCTGGCACACATCTACTGGGCGCACTTTAAGGAGACCGTGGCTCTGGATCTGCAGGGTCACTTGAACACTCTCTACGCACATTTCATCGTCTTTATCCGGGTGTTTAACCTGGTCGACCCCAAGGAGATCTGCATAATGGACGACCTGTCGGAGGTCCTGtgcaaccccccgcccccctcccccaccgcACAGAATCACGTGACGGAGAGATGA
- the LOC105904770 gene encoding MOB kinase activator 2-like isoform X4: METANTTAEAEEKPRPERKSKTKPNGKKPPAEEKKHYLEPEYTKVRVVDFDLKELVVLPPEIDLNEWLASNTTTFFNLINLQYSTISEFCTGDTCQAMTAACNTILLWQDEKGKKIKCTAPQYVDFVMSSVQKIVTDEDIFPTKYGKEFPNTFETLVKKICRFLFHVLAHIYWAHFKETVALDLQGHLNTLYAHFIVFIRVFNLVDPKEICIMDDLSEVLCNPPPPSPTAQNHVTER; encoded by the exons ATGGAAACGGCAAATACAACGGCAGAAGCAGAAGAAAAACCTAGACCGGAaag GAAGTCGAAGACAAAGCCCAATGGCAAGAAGCCACCCGCGGAGGAGAAGAAGCACTACCTGGAGCCGGAGTACACGAAGGTGCGGGTGGTGGACTTCGACCTGAAGGAGTTGGTGGTGTTGCCCCCGGAGATCGACCTCAACGAATGGCTCGCCAGCAACA CAACAACCTTCTTCAATCTCATCAACCTGCAGTACAGTACAATCTCAGAGTTCTGCACTGGGGACACGTGTCAGGCCATGACGGCTGCATGCAATAC AATACTCTTATGGCAAGATGAAAAGGGTAAGAAGATTAAATGCACAGCTCCTCAGTACGTCGACTTCGTCATGAGTTCGGTTCAAAAAATTGTGACCGATGAAGACATCTTCCCTACAAAATACG GTAAGGAGTTCCCAAACACGTTTGAAACACTAGTGAAGAAGATCTGCCGGTTCCTGTTCCACGTGCTGGCACACATCTACTGGGCGCACTTTAAGGAGACCGTGGCTCTGGATCTGCAGGGTCACTTGAACACTCTCTACGCACATTTCATCGTCTTTATCCGGGTGTTTAACCTGGTCGACCCCAAGGAGATCTGCATAATGGACGACCTGTCGGAGGTCCTGtgcaaccccccgcccccctcccccaccgcACAGAATCACGTGACGGAGAGATGA
- the LOC105904770 gene encoding MOB kinase activator 2-like isoform X2 has protein sequence METANTTAEAEEKPRPERNNWANRSKDYLQTSQILRKSKTKPNGKKPPAEEKKHYLEPEYTKVRVVDFDLKELVVLPPEIDLNEWLASNTTTFFNLINLQYSTISEFCTGDTCQAMTAACNTILLWQDEKGKKIKCTAPQYVDFVMSSVQKIVTDEDIFPTKYGKEFPNTFETLVKKICRFLFHVLAHIYWAHFKETVALDLQGHLNTLYAHFIVFIRVFNLVDPKEICIMDDLSEVLCNPPPPSPTAQNHVTER, from the exons ATGGAAACGGCAAATACAACGGCAGAAGCAGAAGAAAAACCTAGACCGGAAAG AAACAACTGGGCCAATCGCTCCAAGGATTATCTTCAGACATCACAGATCTTAAG GAAGTCGAAGACAAAGCCCAATGGCAAGAAGCCACCCGCGGAGGAGAAGAAGCACTACCTGGAGCCGGAGTACACGAAGGTGCGGGTGGTGGACTTCGACCTGAAGGAGTTGGTGGTGTTGCCCCCGGAGATCGACCTCAACGAATGGCTCGCCAGCAACA CAACAACCTTCTTCAATCTCATCAACCTGCAGTACAGTACAATCTCAGAGTTCTGCACTGGGGACACGTGTCAGGCCATGACGGCTGCATGCAATAC AATACTCTTATGGCAAGATGAAAAGGGTAAGAAGATTAAATGCACAGCTCCTCAGTACGTCGACTTCGTCATGAGTTCGGTTCAAAAAATTGTGACCGATGAAGACATCTTCCCTACAAAATACG GTAAGGAGTTCCCAAACACGTTTGAAACACTAGTGAAGAAGATCTGCCGGTTCCTGTTCCACGTGCTGGCACACATCTACTGGGCGCACTTTAAGGAGACCGTGGCTCTGGATCTGCAGGGTCACTTGAACACTCTCTACGCACATTTCATCGTCTTTATCCGGGTGTTTAACCTGGTCGACCCCAAGGAGATCTGCATAATGGACGACCTGTCGGAGGTCCTGtgcaaccccccgcccccctcccccaccgcACAGAATCACGTGACGGAGAGATGA
- the LOC105904770 gene encoding MOB kinase activator 2-like isoform X3 translates to MHAQRTPKNGLSCKMVFKTVGKVLRKSKTKPNGKKPPAEEKKHYLEPEYTKVRVVDFDLKELVVLPPEIDLNEWLASNTTTFFNLINLQYSTISEFCTGDTCQAMTAACNTILLWQDEKGKKIKCTAPQYVDFVMSSVQKIVTDEDIFPTKYGKEFPNTFETLVKKICRFLFHVLAHIYWAHFKETVALDLQGHLNTLYAHFIVFIRVFNLVDPKEICIMDDLSEVLCNPPPPSPTAQNHVTER, encoded by the exons ATGCACGCTCAGAGGACCCCGAAAAACGGATTAAGTTGCAAGATGGTTTTTAAAACTGTAGGAAAAGTTCTAAG GAAGTCGAAGACAAAGCCCAATGGCAAGAAGCCACCCGCGGAGGAGAAGAAGCACTACCTGGAGCCGGAGTACACGAAGGTGCGGGTGGTGGACTTCGACCTGAAGGAGTTGGTGGTGTTGCCCCCGGAGATCGACCTCAACGAATGGCTCGCCAGCAACA CAACAACCTTCTTCAATCTCATCAACCTGCAGTACAGTACAATCTCAGAGTTCTGCACTGGGGACACGTGTCAGGCCATGACGGCTGCATGCAATAC AATACTCTTATGGCAAGATGAAAAGGGTAAGAAGATTAAATGCACAGCTCCTCAGTACGTCGACTTCGTCATGAGTTCGGTTCAAAAAATTGTGACCGATGAAGACATCTTCCCTACAAAATACG GTAAGGAGTTCCCAAACACGTTTGAAACACTAGTGAAGAAGATCTGCCGGTTCCTGTTCCACGTGCTGGCACACATCTACTGGGCGCACTTTAAGGAGACCGTGGCTCTGGATCTGCAGGGTCACTTGAACACTCTCTACGCACATTTCATCGTCTTTATCCGGGTGTTTAACCTGGTCGACCCCAAGGAGATCTGCATAATGGACGACCTGTCGGAGGTCCTGtgcaaccccccgcccccctcccccaccgcACAGAATCACGTGACGGAGAGATGA
- the LOC105904770 gene encoding MOB kinase activator 2-like isoform X1: protein METANTTAEAEEKPRPERNNWANRSKDYLQTSQILRKSKTKPNGKKPPAEEKKHYLEPEYTKVRVVDFDLKELVVLPPEIDLNEWLASNTTTFFNLINLQYSTISEFCTGDTCQAMTAACNTILLWQDEKGKKIKCTAPQYVDFVMSSVQKIVTDEDIFPTKYGKEFPNTFETLVKKICRFLFHVLAHIYWAHFKETVALDLQGHLNTLYAHFIVFIRVFNLVDPKEICIMDDLSEVLCNPPPPSPTAQNHVTER, encoded by the exons ATGGAAACGGCAAATACAACGGCAGAAGCAGAAGAAAAACCTAGACCGGAaag AAACAACTGGGCCAATCGCTCCAAGGATTATCTTCAGACATCACAGATCTTAAG GAAGTCGAAGACAAAGCCCAATGGCAAGAAGCCACCCGCGGAGGAGAAGAAGCACTACCTGGAGCCGGAGTACACGAAGGTGCGGGTGGTGGACTTCGACCTGAAGGAGTTGGTGGTGTTGCCCCCGGAGATCGACCTCAACGAATGGCTCGCCAGCAACA CAACAACCTTCTTCAATCTCATCAACCTGCAGTACAGTACAATCTCAGAGTTCTGCACTGGGGACACGTGTCAGGCCATGACGGCTGCATGCAATAC AATACTCTTATGGCAAGATGAAAAGGGTAAGAAGATTAAATGCACAGCTCCTCAGTACGTCGACTTCGTCATGAGTTCGGTTCAAAAAATTGTGACCGATGAAGACATCTTCCCTACAAAATACG GTAAGGAGTTCCCAAACACGTTTGAAACACTAGTGAAGAAGATCTGCCGGTTCCTGTTCCACGTGCTGGCACACATCTACTGGGCGCACTTTAAGGAGACCGTGGCTCTGGATCTGCAGGGTCACTTGAACACTCTCTACGCACATTTCATCGTCTTTATCCGGGTGTTTAACCTGGTCGACCCCAAGGAGATCTGCATAATGGACGACCTGTCGGAGGTCCTGtgcaaccccccgcccccctcccccaccgcACAGAATCACGTGACGGAGAGATGA
- the LOC105904770 gene encoding MOB kinase activator 2-like isoform X7, with amino-acid sequence MDWLMGKSKTKPNGKKPPAEEKKHYLEPEYTKVRVVDFDLKELVVLPPEIDLNEWLASNTTTFFNLINLQYSTISEFCTGDTCQAMTAACNTILLWQDEKGKKIKCTAPQYVDFVMSSVQKIVTDEDIFPTKYGKEFPNTFETLVKKICRFLFHVLAHIYWAHFKETVALDLQGHLNTLYAHFIVFIRVFNLVDPKEICIMDDLSEVLCNPPPPSPTAQNHVTER; translated from the exons GAAGTCGAAGACAAAGCCCAATGGCAAGAAGCCACCCGCGGAGGAGAAGAAGCACTACCTGGAGCCGGAGTACACGAAGGTGCGGGTGGTGGACTTCGACCTGAAGGAGTTGGTGGTGTTGCCCCCGGAGATCGACCTCAACGAATGGCTCGCCAGCAACA CAACAACCTTCTTCAATCTCATCAACCTGCAGTACAGTACAATCTCAGAGTTCTGCACTGGGGACACGTGTCAGGCCATGACGGCTGCATGCAATAC AATACTCTTATGGCAAGATGAAAAGGGTAAGAAGATTAAATGCACAGCTCCTCAGTACGTCGACTTCGTCATGAGTTCGGTTCAAAAAATTGTGACCGATGAAGACATCTTCCCTACAAAATACG GTAAGGAGTTCCCAAACACGTTTGAAACACTAGTGAAGAAGATCTGCCGGTTCCTGTTCCACGTGCTGGCACACATCTACTGGGCGCACTTTAAGGAGACCGTGGCTCTGGATCTGCAGGGTCACTTGAACACTCTCTACGCACATTTCATCGTCTTTATCCGGGTGTTTAACCTGGTCGACCCCAAGGAGATCTGCATAATGGACGACCTGTCGGAGGTCCTGtgcaaccccccgcccccctcccccaccgcACAGAATCACGTGACGGAGAGATGA
- the LOC105904770 gene encoding MOB kinase activator 2-like isoform X5, with amino-acid sequence MGVLVCCDCFFYRKSKTKPNGKKPPAEEKKHYLEPEYTKVRVVDFDLKELVVLPPEIDLNEWLASNTTTFFNLINLQYSTISEFCTGDTCQAMTAACNTILLWQDEKGKKIKCTAPQYVDFVMSSVQKIVTDEDIFPTKYGKEFPNTFETLVKKICRFLFHVLAHIYWAHFKETVALDLQGHLNTLYAHFIVFIRVFNLVDPKEICIMDDLSEVLCNPPPPSPTAQNHVTER; translated from the exons GAAGTCGAAGACAAAGCCCAATGGCAAGAAGCCACCCGCGGAGGAGAAGAAGCACTACCTGGAGCCGGAGTACACGAAGGTGCGGGTGGTGGACTTCGACCTGAAGGAGTTGGTGGTGTTGCCCCCGGAGATCGACCTCAACGAATGGCTCGCCAGCAACA CAACAACCTTCTTCAATCTCATCAACCTGCAGTACAGTACAATCTCAGAGTTCTGCACTGGGGACACGTGTCAGGCCATGACGGCTGCATGCAATAC AATACTCTTATGGCAAGATGAAAAGGGTAAGAAGATTAAATGCACAGCTCCTCAGTACGTCGACTTCGTCATGAGTTCGGTTCAAAAAATTGTGACCGATGAAGACATCTTCCCTACAAAATACG GTAAGGAGTTCCCAAACACGTTTGAAACACTAGTGAAGAAGATCTGCCGGTTCCTGTTCCACGTGCTGGCACACATCTACTGGGCGCACTTTAAGGAGACCGTGGCTCTGGATCTGCAGGGTCACTTGAACACTCTCTACGCACATTTCATCGTCTTTATCCGGGTGTTTAACCTGGTCGACCCCAAGGAGATCTGCATAATGGACGACCTGTCGGAGGTCCTGtgcaaccccccgcccccctcccccaccgcACAGAATCACGTGACGGAGAGATGA